From the Elusimicrobiota bacterium genome, one window contains:
- a CDS encoding pilus assembly protein — protein sequence MAPGNGLNNGRRGQSLVEVALIFPLFLIVVFGIMQLGHIATMTILVNHATFEVARIGAIASQGFTPGREASCSEAVINQGKMNSMVEQIFEKWPGKTEPIEFRKARTLIDPEVNRPNCDLVVTLRYKMPLVFPFVNIMMSQPPYGGQDPDVGVFRMVTGEARMPLEVPIWN from the coding sequence ATGGCGCCGGGAAATGGTCTTAACAATGGGCGCCGCGGCCAGTCGTTGGTCGAGGTTGCCCTCATCTTCCCTCTTTTTCTCATCGTTGTTTTCGGGATTATGCAGCTGGGGCATATCGCAACCATGACCATTTTGGTTAATCACGCCACCTTCGAGGTCGCCAGAATCGGCGCCATCGCTTCCCAAGGGTTTACTCCCGGCAGGGAAGCCAGCTGTTCGGAGGCCGTCATCAATCAAGGGAAAATGAATTCCATGGTGGAGCAGATTTTTGAAAAGTGGCCGGGGAAAACAGAGCCGATTGAGTTTCGAAAGGCCCGCACCTTGATTGATCCGGAAGTGAATCGTCCAAATTGCGATTTGGTGGTGACTCTGCGCTACAAAATGCCGCTGGTTTTCCCATTCGTCAACATCATGATGTCTCAGCCGCCTTACGGCGGGCAGGATCCGGACGTCGGCGTTTTCCGCATGGTGACCGGCGAAGCGCGCATGCCCCTTGAGGTGCCGATTTGGAACTAA
- a CDS encoding class III signal peptide-containing protein yields the protein MKLLKSSKGQSATEYAIMVGVIVGVVLLASTVFKPQIKNAFEQLGAKIQGAIGNVSQ from the coding sequence ATGAAACTCTTGAAAAGCAGCAAAGGTCAAAGCGCCACGGAATACGCCATCATGGTGGGTGTGATCGTCGGGGTCGTTCTTCTGGCATCCACGGTATTTAAACCCCAGATCAAAAACGCCTTCGAGCAGTTGGGCGCCAAAATCCAAGGGGCCATCGGCAACGTCAGCCAATAA